ATTCCACAGCCCATTCGCGGGTTAGCGCATTCCGGCCGCCGTTAGCAGCCGCGTAAGCCGAGGTATTGCCCTGGCCGGTTTTGGCCGTTTTGGAAGTAATGTTTACAATAGCTCCCTGGCTTTGCTTTAAAGCCGGTAGCGCATAATGTGCCATTAGGTAATAGTGTACTACATTCCGGTGCAGCGAAAGCATAAATTTTTCGTAATCGCCATGTTCTAAACCCACACCATCGTTTACGCCGGCATTGTTTACCAGCCCATCAATTTGGTTATAACGCGCCATTACGGTTTCTACGGCTAGTTTACTGGCCTCCGGATTGGTTAATTCCGCTACTACCTGGTCTGCTTTTCCGCCGGCATGTACAATTTCTTGCACCATGGCTTGATTATCTTGCTCGTTGCGGCCAATAATTACCGGCAGAGCGCCTTCGGCCGCCAACACCTGCGAAATGCCGGCGCCAATCCCTTTGGCTCCCCCGGTTACTAAAATTATTTTATCTTTTAACTCTAAATTCATGGTTGCTTTTTAGATACAGGGAGCCAAGTAATCAGGATTAATCTAAAAAGGCAAAACTTTTATTTTTTTCTTTTGGCCAGTACCACTCTCAACCAGATGGCCACAATTTTTGCGGATACTGCCCGGTAGCAATTAACTCGGAGAGCTGGCGTTTTACTTCTTCTTTATCTTCGGGGTAAGTTACGCCCATCCACTGATCCGCAGACGTGAGCACTTGTACTGTTGCTACATTATCCGTTAGCATCTGATTAACGGCTTCCGGGATATAAAATTCCGCTTTCTCGGTGTGGTTTTGTTTTTTTAAGAATGCTACCAGGTAGTTTTCCAATACAGGAAAAATAGCCGGCGTAAAACCCCAGAAATTCATCGATACGGTTTCCTGGCCGGTTAAATGCAATTCTTTTTGCTGGGGTAAACTGGCGACAATTTGGTCTTCTTTTTTAAAAATTTCTTTTAACTCCCGCACCGAAAGCAACTGCTTATTTTCATCTACTTTACACAAAGCCCGCGACACGCTACCGTTTTTAGACAAAGTATTCAGTAAAGGATAACCTGCCAGGCACCATTGCGGCTTAGTTGAGTTGCTACGAGAGGAATTTTTTAAAAAATCAGCTACTTGCCGGAAGGAAGAATAACCATAAAAATCGTCGGCGTTAATTACCGCAAAAGGCTCTTGTATCTGCGCCCGTGCCGACCACAAAGCATGCCCCGTGCCCCAGGGTTTTTCACGTGAAGCCGGTACGGCCAGATTGCCCGGTACCACCTGGAGCTCCTGAAAAGCCAAAACCACCGGAACCTGGGCTGGCACCCGGGACAAAATAGTAGCAGTAAATTCCTCTTCCAGAACTTTCCGGATTACAAACACTATTTTACCAAAACCGGCTTTAACAGCATCGTAAATCGAGTAATCCATAATCGTTTCACCGTTTGGCCCAAAGCTATCGAGTTGCTTGAGTTTACCGTATCGACTGCCCATACCGGCCGCCAGAACCACTAAAGTGGGCGCTTGTTCCATGCCTGTTAGTTTATTAGTAAAGAAATAAGTTAAGTATACCGTAAGTAGCATTGCCTTTGGCGGCATACTGCAACCAATTTCTTTTACTCCTAACCAGCCAGATCAGTTATGTTTTACGGGTATTTACCGGTAATAGCAAAAGTTT
The sequence above is a segment of the Adhaeribacter swui genome. Coding sequences within it:
- a CDS encoding L-fucose dehydrogenase; protein product: MNLELKDKIILVTGGAKGIGAGISQVLAAEGALPVIIGRNEQDNQAMVQEIVHAGGKADQVVAELTNPEASKLAVETVMARYNQIDGLVNNAGVNDGVGLEHGDYEKFMLSLHRNVVHYYLMAHYALPALKQSQGAIVNITSKTAKTGQGNTSAYAAANGGRNALTREWAVELLPYKIRVNAIIVAEAWTPLYQDWIKTFPNPEEKLKSITDKIPLEKRMTTAEEIANTVAFLLSPKSSHTTGQLIHVDGGYVHLDRAL
- a CDS encoding nucleotidyltransferase family protein, with the protein product MEQAPTLVVLAAGMGSRYGKLKQLDSFGPNGETIMDYSIYDAVKAGFGKIVFVIRKVLEEEFTATILSRVPAQVPVVLAFQELQVVPGNLAVPASREKPWGTGHALWSARAQIQEPFAVINADDFYGYSSFRQVADFLKNSSRSNSTKPQWCLAGYPLLNTLSKNGSVSRALCKVDENKQLLSVRELKEIFKKEDQIVASLPQQKELHLTGQETVSMNFWGFTPAIFPVLENYLVAFLKKQNHTEKAEFYIPEAVNQMLTDNVATVQVLTSADQWMGVTYPEDKEEVKRQLSELIATGQYPQKLWPSG